A single region of the Coregonus clupeaformis isolate EN_2021a chromosome 16, ASM2061545v1, whole genome shotgun sequence genome encodes:
- the LOC121584989 gene encoding WAS/WASL-interacting protein family member 1, with the protein MMKLSSPLAVLCLSLLLLHAHLSLAKRGGGGGFSSKSSTGFGKKSTSNRGGTNTQRRPNQGTNNQPGNYPRQPQSPQNPQGGYPQQPGGYPQQPGGYPQQPGRAGYPNQGGYPNQGGYPAGGYPNRYPAGGGYGGGYGGGYGGGYGGGYVNQNPNNRILSPGYGGSYGYGGYGGAGGSPFSRSVQGMGMGPSQQSRGFGRNAAMAAGAGVVAGMALGYGLGRFPRPHFGFHNPQEEYYYNHYMYRRYGTKSTDDNDYSRDYRFSPPPQSYDNYMKNCMKRTDLLRGGEKGGSEKDTGENSPPQGAPDSPSTQVIEPNGGGTAGGEKSEEPAPVPGGSTNTTDPGSTPALGSGPSNIFATVGSPSESNVTAESNSTAATEKPVTPEALNPNPQTPPAAKPLPPVIAEPEDDDDDDDEENIVSISEIGYPALIEQMKARRCVELYMVYAEHYLEKKKQEDEKNTPRGRPRGGVERLGGGGYQGLLTVLTSTALLLLNSNLLLLH; encoded by the coding sequence ATGATGAAGCTCAGCTCTCCTCTGGCCGTGCTGTGCCTTTCTCTCTTGCTGCTCCATGCCCACCTCTCCCTGGccaagagaggggggggaggaggctTTAGTAGTAAATCCAGCACAGGCTTTGGGAAGAAATCTACCTCCAACCGTGGAGGCACCAACACCCAACGTAGACCCAACCAAGGGACCAACAACCAGCCAGGGAACTACCCtcgccagccacagagcccacagaACCCCCAAGGAGGGTACCCACAGCAACCAGGAGGTTATCCACAGCAACCAGGGGGGTACCCTCAACAGCCAGGCAGGGCAGGATACCCTAACCAAGGGGGGTACCCTAACCAAGGGGGCTACCCTGCTGGAGGATATCCAAACAGATACCCAGCTGGTGGAGGCTATGGTGGAGGCTATGGTGGAGGCTATGGTGGCGGTTACGGAGGGGGCTACGTGAACCAAAACCCCAACAACCGGATCCTTAGCCCTGGCTACGGGGGTAGTTACGGGTACGGGGGGTATGGTGGTGCGGGTGGCTCCCCGTTCTCCCGCTCGGTGCAGGGGATGGGGATGGGACCCTCGCAACAGTCCAGGGGGTTTGGGCGTAATGCAGCGATGGCGGCCGGGGCTGGGGTTGTGGCTGGGATGGCTCTGGGCTATGGATTGGGCCGGTTTCCCCGGCCTCACTTTGGCTTTCACAACCCCCAGGAGGAGTACTACTATAACCACTACATGTACAGGAGGTACGGCACTAAATCCACTGATGATAATGACTACAGCAGGGACTACCGCTTCAGCCCGCCTCCACAGTCCTATGATAACTACATGAAGAACTGTATGAAGAGGACTGACCTGCTGAGAGGTGGGGAGAAGGGTGGATCGGAGAAAGACACCGGGGAGAACTCACCCCCACAGGGAGCTCCAGACAGCCCCAGCACTCAGGTAATCGAGCCCAATGGAGGAGGCACTGCAGGCGGGGAGAAGAGTGAAGAGCCAGCCCCTGTTCCTGGAGGTTCCACCAATACTACCGACCCCGGTTCCACCCCAGCACTAGGCAGTGGCCCCAGTAACATCTTCGCCACAGTGGGCAGTCCCAGTGAGAGTAATGTCACAGCTGAGAGTAACAGTACAGCTGCGACTGAGAAGCCTGTGACCCCTGAAGCCCTGAACCCTAACCCGCAAACCCCCCCTGCAGCCAAGCCCCTTCCCCCGGTCATAGCTGAGcctgaggatgatgatgatgatgatgatgaggaaaaTATAGTGAGCATCTCTGAGATTGGCTACCCAGCGCTGATTGAGCAGATGAAGGCTCGGAGATGTGTGGAGCTTTACATGGTGTACGCCGAACACTACCTGGAGAAAAAGAAGCAGGAGGACGAGAAGAACACGCCCCGGGGAAgacccagaggaggagtggagagactgggaggaggaggatatcAAGGACTGCTAACTGTACTCACCTCTACTGCACTACTGCTGCTGAACAGCAACTTGCTACTACtgcactga
- the LOC121583997 gene encoding glycine-rich cell wall structural protein 2-like, with protein MVGQQRLLTVATCLLFLATLCPTSEARRGGGFGRSGGFGGGWGGSSRGGGGYPRQGGGTGYRPMPSSSGQAYRPMPAQSGGSSGSSARNMAGAAAAGAVGGAMLGSALSRPGYGGGYGGYGGGYGGYGGGYGGYPRAGGYGPRPGGYEGPEGSGDMGYYYGASSGPIYNSIIVIIGSLMSLVMGYWVGVM; from the coding sequence ATGGTTGGCCAACAGAGACTTCTCACTGTGGCAACCTGCCTGTTGTTCCTAGCAACCCTCTGCCCCACCTCAGAGGCTCGTCGTGGTGGGGGCTTCGGTCGTAGTGGGGGCTTCGGTGGGGGGTGGGGCGGTAGTAGCCGTGGAGGTGGGGGTTACCCTCGTCAAGGTGGAGGCACGGGATACCGACCAATGCCATCCTCGAGCGGACAGGCATACCGACCAATGCCTGCCCAGAGTGGAGGCTCCAGCGGCTCCAGTGCGCGGAATATGgcaggtgctgctgctgctggtgccgTGGGGGGAGCAATGCTGGGCAGTGCCTTGAGTCGTCCTGGCTACGGAGGAGGATATGGAGGGTATGGAGGTGGTTATGGAGGCTATGGGGGAGGCTATGGGGGGTACCCCAGAGCTGGAGGGTATGGCCCCAGGCCTGGTGGCTATGAAGGACCAGAGGGCTCTGGGGATATGGGGTACTACTATGGAGCATCCAGTGGGCCTATCTATAACAGCATCATCGTCATCATTGGGTCGCTAATGTCCCTGGTGATGGGGTACTGGGTGGGAGTGATGTAG